The Miscanthus floridulus cultivar M001 chromosome 17, ASM1932011v1, whole genome shotgun sequence genome has a window encoding:
- the LOC136518763 gene encoding LOW QUALITY PROTEIN: S-adenosylmethionine synthase 1-like (The sequence of the model RefSeq protein was modified relative to this genomic sequence to represent the inferred CDS: deleted 2 bases in 1 codon), with the protein MGRRAARHGVRCGRVGSETRRVPLPQPELDTISSHSPPAASTGSRRTRIRPTTPRRRSSSRSEKMAAVDTFLFTSESVNEGHPDKLCDQVSDAVLDACLAEDPDSKVACETCTKTNMVMVFGEITTKANVDYEKIVRETCRNIGFVSADVGLDADHCKVLVNIEQQSPDIAQGVHGHFTKRPEEIGAGDQGHMFGYATDETPELMPLSHVLATKLGARLTEVRKNGTCPWLRPDGKTQVTVEYRNEGGAMVPIRVHTVLISTQHDETVTNDEIAADLKEHVIKPVIPEQYLDEKTIFHLNPSGRFVIGGPHGDAGLTGRKIIIDTYGGWGAHGGGAFSGKDPTKVDRSGAYVARQAAKSIVANGLARRAIVQVSYAIGVPEPLSVFVDTYGTGTIPDKEILKIVKENFDFRPGMIIINLDLKKGGNGRYLKTAAYGHFGRDDPDFTWEVVKPLKAEKPSA; encoded by the exons ATGGGCCGGCGCGCGGCCCGGCACGGCGTGCGCTGCGGCCGGGTCGGATCTGAGACGAGACGAGTCCCCCTCCCCCAACCGGAACTTGATACCATCTCATCCCACTCC CCACCCGCCGCCTCCACCGGATCTCGTCGGACTCGGATCCGCCCGACCACcccgcgccgccgcagcagcagcag ATCAGAGAAGATGGCCGCAGTTGACACCTTCCTCTTCACCTCGGAGTCTGTGAACGAGGGACACCCTGACAAGCTCTGCGACCAGGTCTCAGATGCCGTTCTTGACGCTTGCCTTGCTGAGGACCCTGACAGCAAGGTTGCTTGCGAGACCTGCACCAAGACCAACATGGTCATGGTCTTTGGTGAGATCACCACCAAGGCCAATGTCGACTACGAGAAGATTGTCAGGGAGACCTGCCGCAACATTGGTTTCGTGTCAGCCGATGTCGGGCTTGACGCTGACCACTGCAAGGTGCTCGTGAACATTGAGCAGCAGTCTCCTGATATTGCTCAGGGTGTGCATGGCCACTTCACCAAGCGCCCCGAGGAGATTGGAGCTGGTGACCAGGGACACATGTTTGGGTATGCGACTGATGAGACCCCTGAGCTGATGCCTCTCAGCCATGTCCTTGCCACCAAGCTTGGTGCTCGCCTCACTGAGGTCCGCAAGAATGGAACCTGCCCCTGGCTCAGGCCTGATGGGAAGACCCAGGTGACAGTTGAGTACCGCAATGAGGGTGGTGCCATGGTCCCCATTCGGGTCCACACTGTCCTCATCTCTACCCAGCATGACGAGACAGTCACCAATGATGAGATTGCTGCTGACCTGAAGGAGCATGTCATCAAGCCTGTCATCCCTGAGCAGTACCTTGACGAGAAGACCATCTTCCACCTTAACCCATCTGGTCGCTTTGTCATTGGTGGACCTCACGGTGATGCTGGTCTTACTGGCCGGAAGATCATCATTGACACCTATGGTGGCTGGGGAGCCCACGGTGGTGGTGCTTTCTCTGGCAAGGACCCAACCAAGGTCGACCGCAGTGGAGCCTACGTCGCAAGGCAGGCTGCCAAGAGCATTGTCGCCAACGGCCTTGCTCGCCGTGCCATCGTCCAGGTCTCCTACGCCATTGGTGTGCCCGAGCCTCTCTCCGTGTTTGTTGACACCTACGGCACCGGCACGATCCCTGACAAGGAGATCCTCAAGATTGTGAAGGAGAACTTTGACTTCAGGCCTGGCATGATCATCATCAACCTCGACCTCAAGAAAGGCGGCAACGGGCGCTACCTCAAGACGGCGGCCTACGGCCACTTTGGAAGGGACGACCCTGACTTCACCTGGGAGGTGGTGAAGCCCCTCAAGGCGGAGAAGCCTTCTGCCTAA